Below is a window of Jiangella alba DNA.
GAATGGCCCGGGCACGTGCACGGCTCGCACGACATGACCGCCGCCGTGCCGTCGGCCCTCGACTGGCAGGCCGAGGTCGACGCGTTCCTGCGCGCGGCCGTCAGCGGAACCAGGCGGTGAGCTGCGCGGCGAGGTCGGCGTCGGCGACGCCGTGCCAGTCGCCGGGGAGCTCGCGGTGCTCGCCGGCCGGCAGCCGGGACGCGACGTCGCGAGCGGCGCCGCGCAGGTAGTCGTCGCTGCCGGTGCTGCTGAGCACCAGCGCCGGCGTGCGCACGGCGGCGAGCAGCTCGGCGGTCATCGTCGCGGTCTGCTCGGCGTCGTAGAGCAGGGTGGGCGCCAGCGCCTCGAGGCCGGGCCAGGCCGGGTGGACGTGCAGCTCCTCGATCCACTCGTCCGGGACGCCGACGGCGCGGTTGAAGAAGTCGACGGCGCCGCCGTGGTCGCCGCGGACGACCAGCTCCCGCAACTGCGCGACGAACGCCTCGTCGGCCGGTTGCCCGACGACGAACGGCGGCTCGAGCAGCGCGACCTTCCGGATCGGCGCCCCGGCGGCGGCCGCCCGCAGCGCCACGGCGGCGCCGGAACTGAACCCGTAGACGTCCGCCTCGCCGCCGGCCAGCCCGATCACCGCGGCAAGATCGTCGA
It encodes the following:
- a CDS encoding alpha/beta fold hydrolase, whose amino-acid sequence is MQARSADGTPIAVSRTGEGPALVLIDPAGAFHGLRPMAGAVAPLAERFAVHTYDRRGRGDSGDTAPFAPEREVDDLAAVIGLAGGEADVYGFSSGAAVALRAAAAGAPIRKVALLEPPFVVGQPADEAFVAQLRELVVRGDHGGAVDFFNRAVGVPDEWIEELHVHPAWPGLEALAPTLLYDAEQTATMTAELLAAVRTPALVLSSTGSDDYLRGAARDVASRLPAGEHRELPGDWHGVADADLAAQLTAWFR